The following coding sequences lie in one Nitratireductor mangrovi genomic window:
- the soxA gene encoding sulfur oxidation c-type cytochrome SoxA, translated as MGALIALSAAMPATAEPADDTLVIDDLEMTVRATPPEGHPLDEVLSGWLFREAETRELEADSFQNPGMLYVDRGADIWNTVEGTMGKSCASCHDDAAETMKGIAANYPKWDADAGRPINIELQIDKCRVENMGAEAYKFDHADQKALTTYIKHQSLGKPVALDLAQGELQSWWDRGKEIYYRRTGQLNFACASCHEANSGQYIRADHLSQGQVNGFPTYRLKQADMVSLHNRFRGCIRDTRAEFPKAFSDELMALEVYVTWRGTGLSVETPAVRQ; from the coding sequence ATGGGCGCGCTCATCGCGCTTTCGGCGGCCATGCCGGCCACCGCCGAGCCTGCCGACGACACGCTCGTCATCGACGATCTGGAGATGACGGTGCGGGCCACGCCGCCCGAAGGCCATCCGCTCGACGAGGTGCTGTCGGGCTGGCTGTTCCGCGAGGCCGAGACCCGCGAACTCGAGGCCGATTCGTTCCAGAACCCCGGCATGCTCTATGTAGATCGCGGCGCCGATATCTGGAACACGGTCGAGGGTACGATGGGCAAGTCGTGCGCATCCTGCCATGACGATGCCGCCGAGACGATGAAGGGCATCGCGGCCAACTATCCGAAATGGGATGCCGACGCCGGGCGGCCGATCAACATCGAACTGCAGATCGACAAGTGCCGGGTCGAGAACATGGGGGCGGAGGCCTACAAGTTCGACCATGCCGACCAGAAGGCGCTGACGACCTACATCAAGCACCAGTCGCTCGGCAAGCCAGTGGCGCTCGACCTCGCTCAGGGCGAGTTGCAGAGCTGGTGGGATCGCGGCAAGGAAATCTACTACCGCCGCACCGGCCAACTCAACTTCGCCTGCGCGTCCTGCCACGAGGCGAATTCGGGCCAGTACATCCGCGCCGACCATCTGAGCCAGGGCCAGGTCAACGGTTTCCCGACCTACCGGTTGAAGCAGGCCGACATGGTGTCGCTGCACAACCGCTTCCGCGGCTGCATCCGCGACACGCGGGCCGAGTTCCCGAAGGCGTTCTCCGACGAACTGATGGCGCTCGAGGTCTACGTCACCTGGCGCGGCACCGGACTTTCGGTCGAGACGCCGGCTGTACGCCAGTAG
- the soxY gene encoding thiosulfate oxidation carrier protein SoxY, whose product MNINRREALGFAAGAAAFAVTGLRPVPALATAEDAEKRIMEFAGGKMPETGKLTLVAPEIAENGNTVPISIEVDSAMSGDDVVEQVMVLADGNPNPDVATFNFTEASGIAAATTRMRLAKTQNVIAVARMKDGTTYMDKKEVKVTIGGCGG is encoded by the coding sequence ATGAACATCAACAGACGTGAGGCGCTCGGGTTTGCGGCGGGTGCGGCGGCCTTCGCCGTCACCGGACTGCGCCCTGTGCCAGCCTTGGCGACAGCCGAGGATGCCGAAAAGCGCATCATGGAATTCGCCGGCGGCAAGATGCCCGAGACCGGCAAGCTGACGCTGGTCGCCCCCGAGATTGCCGAGAACGGCAACACCGTGCCGATCTCGATCGAGGTCGACAGCGCCATGTCGGGTGACGACGTGGTCGAGCAGGTCATGGTGCTTGCCGACGGCAACCCCAATCCCGACGTCGCGACCTTCAACTTCACCGAGGCAAGCGGCATCGCCGCTGCCACGACGCGCATGCGGCTGGCCAAGACTCAGAACGTCATCGCCGTCGCCCGCATGAAGGACGGCACGACCTACATGGACAAGAAAGAAGTCAAGGTGACGATCGGCGGCTGCGGCGGCTGA
- a CDS encoding MBL fold metallo-hydrolase — MLKRRDFLAGSAAALTLALAAPARAVGRLAVGQNELVIVSDGHMELPLRFVFPDIPEAELQAMLAESGMPTDGYRPDCNVTLMRSGDRLAIFDVGAGPNFLPTTGDLIANLGEAGIDPAEVTDVIFTHAHPDHLWGLLDDFDDLAFPDAAYRMARTEWDFWRADGTLEAMPEERKSFVVGAQNRMQAIEDQIELFSPGEEVFPGVEAIDTSGHTPGHVAFMIHGGAEPVMVVGDALTNAISFARPEIETGSDQDRAKGAETRVRMLDRLATDGARIVAFHLPHPGMGTAERSGAGYRFVPLG, encoded by the coding sequence ATGCTGAAACGCCGCGATTTTCTCGCCGGTTCCGCCGCCGCGCTGACACTTGCCTTGGCCGCGCCGGCGCGAGCCGTCGGCAGGCTTGCGGTCGGCCAGAACGAACTCGTCATCGTCAGTGACGGGCATATGGAATTGCCGCTTCGCTTCGTTTTCCCGGACATCCCCGAAGCCGAGCTTCAGGCAATGTTGGCCGAAAGCGGAATGCCGACCGACGGCTACCGGCCGGACTGCAACGTCACGCTCATGCGTTCGGGTGACCGGCTCGCCATTTTCGATGTCGGCGCCGGCCCCAACTTCCTGCCGACCACCGGCGACCTGATCGCAAATCTCGGCGAGGCCGGCATCGACCCGGCCGAGGTGACCGACGTCATCTTCACACACGCCCACCCGGATCATCTTTGGGGCCTGCTCGACGATTTCGACGATCTGGCCTTCCCCGACGCCGCCTACCGCATGGCGCGGACCGAATGGGATTTCTGGCGCGCCGACGGCACGCTCGAGGCCATGCCCGAGGAGCGCAAGAGCTTCGTCGTCGGGGCGCAGAACCGCATGCAGGCGATCGAGGACCAGATCGAACTGTTCTCGCCCGGCGAAGAGGTGTTTCCGGGCGTGGAGGCGATCGACACGTCAGGGCACACGCCGGGCCACGTCGCCTTCATGATTCACGGCGGCGCCGAGCCGGTGATGGTCGTCGGGGACGCGCTGACCAACGCAATCTCGTTTGCCCGGCCGGAAATCGAGACGGGCAGCGACCAGGACCGGGCCAAGGGCGCGGAAACGCGCGTCCGAATGCTCGATCGGCTCGCGACCGACGGGGCGCGCATCGTCGCCTTCCACCTGCCGCATCCCGGTATGGGAACGGCGGAACGCAGTGGTGCCGGGTACCGGTTTGTGCCTCTCGGCTGA
- a CDS encoding YeeE/YedE family protein encodes MQEFFASPAFLPVAGILAGTVLGYAARRQHFCTMAALERYWYAGDGSGVRTWVLAAAFALIATQVLSFAGLADPARSFYLAPSFGLTGAILGGLAFGFGMALVGTCGFGALVRAGGGSLRALVVILVLGLSALAAQRGLLALLRVEAVDKLAIDLSFAGDQSIGAIVSALSGVDLRLAVAVLVAAGLLCWALAGGAGRLSRGAVATAGVVGAVIAFGWVATTLAARASFMPVQVEAGSFVVPVADTILQAIAFTGQGPDYGVGLVLGVVAGAALCAWRRHDIRWEACDDARELGRHLVGGFLMGAGGVFALGCTIGQGITAVSALAVSAPFVIFSIALGARMGLAYLIEGSPLAAFRRFGSEPAE; translated from the coding sequence GTGCAGGAGTTTTTCGCATCGCCCGCCTTTCTGCCGGTCGCGGGAATCCTTGCCGGCACGGTCCTGGGCTATGCTGCGCGCCGGCAGCATTTCTGCACCATGGCGGCGCTCGAGCGCTATTGGTACGCCGGCGACGGCAGCGGCGTGCGTACGTGGGTGCTGGCGGCCGCTTTCGCGCTGATCGCTACGCAGGTGCTGAGCTTCGCCGGCCTTGCCGATCCGGCGCGCAGCTTTTACTTGGCGCCGTCCTTTGGCCTGACCGGCGCGATCCTCGGCGGCCTCGCTTTCGGCTTCGGCATGGCGCTCGTCGGAACCTGCGGGTTCGGCGCGCTTGTGCGGGCCGGCGGCGGCAGCCTGCGCGCGCTGGTGGTGATCCTGGTGCTCGGCCTGTCGGCGCTCGCGGCCCAGCGCGGGCTCTTGGCGCTCCTGCGGGTCGAGGCCGTCGACAAGCTTGCGATCGACCTTTCCTTCGCCGGCGACCAGTCGATCGGCGCCATCGTCTCGGCCCTGTCCGGTGTCGATCTGCGCCTTGCCGTGGCCGTCCTTGTTGCCGCCGGCTTGCTTTGTTGGGCGCTTGCCGGTGGTGCGGGGCGGCTTTCGCGCGGCGCCGTCGCGACCGCCGGAGTGGTCGGCGCGGTGATCGCGTTCGGTTGGGTGGCGACCACGCTTGCAGCACGCGCCTCGTTCATGCCCGTACAGGTCGAGGCAGGCTCGTTCGTGGTTCCGGTGGCTGACACCATCCTGCAAGCGATCGCCTTCACCGGCCAAGGGCCGGATTACGGGGTCGGGCTCGTGCTGGGCGTCGTTGCAGGTGCCGCGCTCTGCGCGTGGCGTCGCCACGACATCCGCTGGGAAGCCTGCGACGATGCGCGCGAGCTAGGTCGCCATCTTGTCGGCGGTTTCCTGATGGGCGCTGGCGGCGTCTTCGCTCTGGGCTGCACGATCGGTCAGGGGATCACGGCCGTCTCCGCGTTGGCGGTCTCGGCCCCCTTCGTCATCTTCTCCATCGCGCTCGGCGCGCGCATGGGTCTTGCCTATCTGATCGAGGGCTCGCCGCTCGCCGCCTTTCGCCGTTTCGGTTCCGAGCCGGCCGAATAG
- a CDS encoding DUF302 domain-containing protein encodes MNRTFRTMFFAAAVGTALPAAAADDVTTYTTDTVFADVAFEVNGAIINRGYVVDYHGLIGEMLQRTAEDVGADKALYRNAEFFQFCSAVVSREAMEADIGNIAYCPYVVFVYETEGDPGTVHVGFRRLPAGGGRDKVNEMLDEIAREAAGQ; translated from the coding sequence ATGAACCGGACGTTTCGAACGATGTTTTTCGCCGCCGCGGTCGGTACGGCGCTGCCGGCGGCCGCCGCCGACGACGTGACCACCTACACGACCGACACCGTGTTTGCCGATGTCGCGTTCGAGGTTAACGGCGCCATCATCAACCGCGGCTACGTCGTCGACTACCACGGGCTGATCGGGGAGATGCTGCAAAGGACCGCCGAGGATGTCGGTGCCGACAAGGCGCTTTATCGCAACGCCGAGTTCTTCCAGTTCTGCTCGGCGGTGGTGTCGCGCGAAGCGATGGAGGCTGATATCGGCAACATCGCCTATTGTCCCTATGTCGTCTTCGTCTACGAGACTGAGGGCGATCCGGGCACGGTCCATGTCGGCTTCCGCCGGCTGCCGGCCGGCGGCGGGCGCGACAAGGTCAACGAGATGCTCGACGAGATCGCGCGCGAGGCGGCCGGGCAATAG
- a CDS encoding transcriptional regulator, with product MRWTTAFICLAAMLAMVVSAPLRADAAQLVMMEQPGCPWCARFNEEIAPAYATTEEGARAPLRRVDITGPWPQDLAHVAIERFTPTFVLVEDGREVGRIRGYPGDEFFWYLLGDLIAKLDETEAE from the coding sequence ATGCGCTGGACCACAGCTTTCATCTGCCTGGCGGCCATGCTGGCGATGGTCGTGTCGGCGCCCTTGCGCGCGGACGCGGCCCAACTCGTGATGATGGAGCAGCCGGGCTGTCCGTGGTGCGCACGCTTCAACGAGGAGATCGCGCCCGCCTATGCAACGACCGAGGAGGGGGCGCGGGCGCCGCTGCGCCGCGTCGACATTACCGGACCGTGGCCGCAGGACCTCGCGCATGTCGCCATCGAGCGCTTTACGCCGACCTTCGTTCTGGTCGAGGACGGCCGCGAGGTCGGCCGTATCCGCGGCTACCCCGGCGATGAGTTTTTCTGGTATCTTCTAGGCGACCTGATCGCCAAACTTGACGAGACAGAAGCCGAATGA
- a CDS encoding SoxW family protein, which yields MLRTMVLSALVSLIAALAATAAEIGDDGLHKQDWFALTFRDVAEDIEAAREEGKRLVLVFEQRGCIYCAKMHEELLSDPEVRDFVKANFKVVQYNMFGDEEVTDLDGEVLTEKTAARKWSYVFTPTLAFMPEELPDGVDAGEAAVATMPGAFGKWTFLHMFEWVRAKGYEGDEHFQKYHARRLDELRAAGRLGAE from the coding sequence ATGCTGCGAACAATGGTCCTTTCCGCGCTCGTCTCACTGATCGCCGCATTAGCCGCGACCGCCGCCGAGATCGGCGACGATGGGCTGCACAAGCAGGACTGGTTCGCCCTGACCTTCCGTGACGTCGCCGAGGATATCGAGGCCGCGCGCGAGGAAGGCAAGCGGCTGGTGCTGGTGTTCGAGCAGCGCGGCTGCATCTACTGCGCCAAGATGCACGAGGAACTCCTGTCCGATCCGGAGGTGCGCGACTTCGTCAAGGCCAACTTCAAGGTCGTGCAGTACAACATGTTCGGCGACGAGGAGGTGACCGATCTCGACGGCGAGGTACTGACTGAAAAAACGGCGGCACGCAAATGGAGCTATGTCTTCACGCCGACGCTCGCCTTCATGCCCGAGGAGCTTCCCGACGGCGTCGACGCCGGCGAGGCTGCGGTCGCGACGATGCCCGGCGCTTTCGGTAAATGGACTTTCCTGCACATGTTCGAATGGGTGCGGGCGAAGGGCTACGAGGGCGACGAGCACTTCCAGAAATACCATGCGCGCCGGCTGGACGAACTCCGCGCGGCTGGCCGCCTGGGTGCCGAGTAA
- the soxX gene encoding sulfur oxidation c-type cytochrome SoxX, translated as MKRATGLVTVAAALLAGAAFAGETAPQDVKFEDLAVNASLSGGAGDPVEGANVFKSRKLGNCLACHANSDMKSELFHGTVGPAMDGAGDRWEPAQLRAIVADAKEVFGEQTVMPGFYSVNVGENVREDLIGKTILSAQQVEDVVAYLATLKE; from the coding sequence ATGAAGCGAGCGACTGGATTGGTAACGGTGGCTGCCGCGCTCCTGGCAGGGGCGGCCTTCGCAGGCGAAACCGCTCCCCAGGACGTGAAATTCGAGGATCTCGCCGTGAACGCGTCGCTCTCCGGAGGCGCGGGCGACCCGGTCGAGGGCGCCAACGTCTTCAAGAGCCGCAAGCTCGGCAATTGTCTCGCCTGCCATGCCAACTCCGACATGAAATCCGAACTGTTCCATGGCACGGTCGGTCCGGCCATGGACGGCGCCGGCGATCGCTGGGAACCGGCGCAACTGCGCGCCATCGTGGCCGACGCCAAGGAAGTGTTCGGCGAGCAGACGGTCATGCCCGGCTTCTATTCGGTCAATGTCGGCGAGAATGTGCGCGAGGACCTGATCGGCAAGACGATCCTGTCGGCCCAGCAGGTCGAAGACGTCGTCGCCTATCTGGCCACGCTCAAGGAATAG
- a CDS encoding ArsR/SmtB family transcription factor, with protein sequence MNLPRLNPDQAPEDFEALLAQARKASELLKALSHESRLLILCLLAEGEKSVSELENIMDMPQAAVSQQLARLRFDRLVNTRREGRVIYYSIASAEVASVIETLYGLFCAPVRQGEPKVRQP encoded by the coding sequence ATGAACCTGCCCAGACTCAATCCCGACCAAGCGCCCGAGGACTTCGAGGCGCTGCTGGCGCAGGCGCGCAAGGCGAGCGAACTGCTCAAGGCCCTGTCGCATGAAAGCCGGCTCCTGATCCTCTGCCTTCTGGCCGAGGGCGAGAAGTCGGTTTCCGAACTCGAGAACATCATGGACATGCCCCAGGCCGCCGTCTCGCAGCAGTTGGCACGGCTGCGCTTCGACCGGCTGGTGAACACGCGTCGTGAGGGGCGAGTCATCTACTATTCGATCGCAAGTGCAGAGGTCGCCTCGGTCATCGAGACGCTTTACGGCCTGTTTTGTGCGCCGGTGCGTCAGGGAGAGCCGAAGGTCAGGCAACCCTGA
- a CDS encoding cytochrome c biogenesis CcdA family protein: MLDVSLGGALLAGLLSFVSPCVLPIVPPYLAWLAGLSFEELRAESLAAERRRRILMAAFAFVLGFTTVFVALGATASVIGKTVAQYFDVLSVIAGIIIIVMGLHFLGLLRIALLYREARVQVESKPAGLAGAYIIGLAFAFGWTPCVGPVLAAILFVAGSEGTAARGALLLAVYSLGIGIPFLLAAAFAGPFLGWAARFRRHMHKIEMAMGGMLVVTGILFITGQMATISYWLLETFPIFQTIG, encoded by the coding sequence ATGCTCGATGTGAGCCTGGGCGGCGCCCTTCTGGCGGGACTGTTGTCCTTCGTCTCGCCCTGCGTGCTGCCGATCGTGCCGCCCTATCTGGCATGGCTGGCCGGGCTGAGTTTCGAGGAGTTGCGCGCCGAAAGCCTGGCGGCCGAGCGCCGCCGTCGCATCCTGATGGCCGCTTTTGCCTTCGTGCTCGGCTTCACCACTGTGTTCGTGGCGCTCGGCGCGACTGCCAGCGTTATCGGCAAGACGGTGGCGCAATATTTCGACGTCCTTTCGGTGATCGCCGGCATCATCATCATCGTAATGGGCCTGCATTTCCTCGGCCTGTTGCGCATCGCCCTGCTCTACCGCGAGGCGCGGGTGCAGGTCGAGAGCAAGCCGGCCGGACTCGCCGGCGCCTATATCATCGGCCTTGCCTTCGCCTTCGGCTGGACGCCCTGCGTCGGCCCGGTTCTGGCCGCGATCCTGTTCGTCGCCGGCTCCGAAGGCACCGCCGCGCGCGGCGCGCTGCTGCTTGCCGTCTATTCGCTCGGCATCGGCATTCCGTTCCTGCTCGCCGCGGCGTTTGCCGGCCCGTTCCTGGGATGGGCGGCGCGGTTCCGCCGCCACATGCACAAGATCGAGATGGCCATGGGCGGGATGCTGGTCGTGACGGGGATCCTCTTCATCACCGGCCAGATGGCCACCATATCGTACTGGCTGCTCGAGACATTTCCGATCTTCCAGACCATCGGCTAG
- the soxZ gene encoding thiosulfate oxidation carrier complex protein SoxZ has protein sequence MATPKPRVKLPKSASAGEVITIKTLISHQMESGQRKDKDGNAIPRQIINKFSCEFNGMPVFSCDIDPAISANPYFEFNAKVQESGTFKFIWIDDDGSVYEHEAQIEVN, from the coding sequence ATGGCGACACCGAAACCCCGCGTCAAGCTGCCGAAGTCCGCTTCGGCCGGCGAGGTCATCACGATCAAGACGCTGATCAGCCACCAGATGGAATCCGGTCAGCGCAAGGACAAGGACGGCAACGCGATCCCGCGCCAGATCATCAACAAGTTCAGCTGCGAGTTCAACGGCATGCCGGTGTTCTCCTGCGACATCGACCCGGCGATCTCGGCGAACCCGTATTTCGAGTTCAACGCCAAGGTCCAGGAGAGCGGAACCTTCAAGTTCATCTGGATCGACGACGACGGCTCGGTCTACGAGCACGAGGCGCAGATCGAGGTCAACTAG
- a CDS encoding glutamine synthetase family protein yields MSDIRDGRLAKLGLLDGDQLALAEDVIARVEAEGLETVRVLFADQHGVLRGKTVVVDALPSVFRSGMAITSTLLLKDTSHRTVFPVWGDDIGFGRGTLTGAADIMMVPDPSTFRILPWSPHSGWLLCDLHHTDGTPIPFSARRILRQAIDRLAATGRQLVCGLEVEFYVFQVEQPRLDHADGGMPASPPETSLLSHGYQYLTDARYDALEDVMDELRRACQAVGLPVRSMEAEFGPSQCEFTFQPDGPMNHADAMMLFRSLVKQVTAGMGLHATFMCRPKVEHGMASGWHLHQSLVDAKTGDNLFIPDDDGALSSTASGWIAGLLDHAAETCFLTTPTVNGYKRYQAFQLAPDRIQWGRDNKGAMIRGLMTPGDAASRIENRVAEPAANPYLYFASQILSGLDGLERRLQAPSPVENPYDSDAASLPKSLIAAIDRFEASDFYRDRLGADVVSWLTRIKRAEWERYLMTVSEWEQREYFSLF; encoded by the coding sequence ATGAGTGATATTCGCGACGGCAGGCTGGCGAAGCTCGGCCTGTTGGACGGAGACCAGCTGGCGCTGGCAGAGGACGTGATTGCCCGTGTCGAGGCCGAGGGGCTGGAAACGGTGCGCGTACTCTTCGCCGACCAGCACGGTGTGCTACGCGGCAAGACTGTGGTCGTCGATGCCCTCCCTTCTGTCTTCAGAAGCGGCATGGCGATCACCTCGACGCTGCTGCTCAAGGACACCTCGCATCGCACCGTCTTTCCTGTCTGGGGCGACGATATCGGTTTCGGCCGCGGCACACTGACCGGCGCCGCCGACATCATGATGGTGCCCGACCCGTCGACATTCCGGATCTTGCCGTGGTCGCCGCACAGCGGCTGGCTCCTCTGCGACCTTCACCACACCGACGGTACGCCGATCCCGTTTTCTGCCCGCCGTATCCTGCGTCAGGCGATCGACCGCCTGGCGGCCACGGGCCGTCAACTGGTCTGCGGACTCGAGGTTGAGTTCTACGTCTTCCAGGTCGAGCAGCCGCGCCTCGACCACGCAGATGGCGGCATGCCGGCTTCGCCTCCGGAGACGAGCCTGCTGTCACATGGTTACCAGTATCTGACCGACGCCCGTTACGACGCTCTCGAAGACGTGATGGACGAGCTGCGCCGCGCCTGCCAAGCGGTCGGTCTGCCGGTCCGCTCGATGGAAGCAGAATTCGGCCCGAGCCAGTGTGAGTTCACTTTCCAGCCTGACGGCCCGATGAACCACGCCGACGCGATGATGCTGTTCCGGTCATTGGTGAAGCAGGTCACCGCCGGCATGGGCCTGCACGCCACCTTCATGTGCCGGCCGAAGGTCGAGCATGGCATGGCGAGCGGCTGGCATCTGCATCAGTCGCTGGTCGACGCAAAGACCGGTGACAACCTCTTCATTCCGGACGACGACGGCGCGCTTTCGTCGACGGCAAGCGGGTGGATCGCCGGCCTGCTCGATCATGCTGCCGAGACCTGCTTCCTCACAACGCCCACGGTCAACGGCTACAAGCGCTACCAAGCTTTCCAGCTCGCCCCGGACCGCATCCAGTGGGGCCGCGACAACAAGGGCGCCATGATCCGCGGCCTGATGACGCCCGGCGACGCAGCAAGCCGCATCGAAAACCGCGTCGCCGAGCCGGCAGCCAACCCCTATCTTTATTTCGCCTCGCAGATCCTGTCGGGCCTCGACGGGCTGGAGCGCCGCCTGCAGGCCCCGTCGCCGGTCGAAAACCCGTATGACAGTGACGCCGCCTCGCTGCCGAAGAGCCTGATCGCGGCCATCGACCGTTTCGAGGCGAGTGACTTCTATCGCGACCGGCTCGGCGCCGACGTTGTCTCCTGGCTTACGCGCATCAAGCGAGCCGAGTGGGAGCGTTACCTGATGACGGTCTCCGAATGGGAACAGCGCGAGTATTTTTCGCTGTTCTGA
- a CDS encoding acetamidase/formamidase family protein translates to MHSHGAHTIHRDHHHFGWDNTNPPVLIVAPGTTVSFECMEASCGVLTADSTVVDLARMQPGKVNPVTGPIHVDGAEPGDALKITVEGFAPSGFGWTANIPGFGLLADQFPDPALHIWKYDAATLQPALFGRHARVPLRPFAGTMGVAPAAPGRHSVVPPRRVGGNLDIRDLSAGTVLYLPVEVAGAMFSVGDTHAAQGDGEVCGTAIESPMTTTLTFDLVKDAQLAMPRFTTPGPVTRHLDGAGYEVTTGVGPDLWQGARAALSGMIDLLVRQHGMLAVEAYMLCSVCGDLRVSEIVDAPNWVVSFYFPRIVFE, encoded by the coding sequence ATGCATAGCCACGGTGCTCACACGATCCACCGCGACCATCACCATTTCGGCTGGGACAACACCAACCCACCGGTCTTGATCGTTGCGCCAGGCACGACCGTGAGTTTCGAATGTATGGAGGCCTCCTGTGGCGTGCTGACGGCGGACAGCACCGTCGTCGACCTCGCGCGCATGCAACCGGGCAAGGTCAATCCGGTGACCGGCCCGATCCATGTCGACGGCGCCGAGCCGGGCGATGCGTTGAAGATCACCGTAGAAGGGTTTGCGCCATCTGGTTTCGGCTGGACCGCGAACATCCCCGGCTTCGGCCTGCTCGCCGACCAGTTTCCCGACCCTGCCCTGCATATCTGGAAATACGATGCGGCGACCTTGCAGCCGGCGCTGTTCGGTCGTCATGCGCGGGTGCCGCTGCGGCCTTTCGCCGGCACCATGGGCGTCGCGCCGGCCGCGCCCGGCCGCCACTCCGTGGTGCCGCCGCGCCGCGTCGGTGGCAATCTCGACATCCGCGATCTGTCGGCGGGAACGGTGCTCTATTTGCCGGTCGAGGTCGCCGGCGCAATGTTTTCGGTCGGCGACACCCATGCCGCCCAGGGCGACGGCGAGGTCTGCGGTACGGCGATCGAAAGCCCGATGACCACTACGCTGACCTTCGACCTCGTCAAGGATGCGCAACTCGCTATGCCACGCTTCACCACGCCGGGCCCGGTGACGCGGCATCTCGACGGTGCCGGCTACGAGGTGACCACCGGTGTCGGGCCCGACCTCTGGCAGGGCGCAAGGGCCGCGCTTTCTGGCATGATCGACCTGCTTGTCCGCCAGCACGGCATGCTAGCGGTCGAAGCCTACATGCTGTGCTCGGTCTGCGGCGACCTGCGGGTCAGCGAGATCGTCGACGCGCCCAACTGGGTGGTCTCGTTCTATTTCCCGCGTATCGTTTTCGAGTGA